The Planococcus liqunii genome includes a region encoding these proteins:
- a CDS encoding helix-turn-helix domain-containing protein translates to MEIGERIRQVRIHKGLTQTELIKGICSNTYISKIESGKAKPSYSFIMKIAKVMEVEPEFLLNMDIKNIEPDIYRIYETYIQTGKIDSQDLALLKLHARESHSTSTLIKIYYVLISHYTKHDMEEAHQLVEQANNIISSAYTTDENEISYYFHCLSKYFYNNKNYPEALHYSGLYVDSIQHEETSVRLARAYLNLGMVRAKIDEDLELARTYTKKSLQIFEDQDFKAGIGNALAQLAIQYHQNAQYDEALETLDMLSRFSEDFNKSYYAPILAYNYGRIYQKQKKFDQAIECLQNSVEYDMNANQEEETIHAIKVLSEISIERKNWEEASEYLKKGFHLTALYKLPNAHIQLLHLRSQIYKARFDFPAYEKELQQAVQLAQEGYYSLLVKEISIELAEHYYEARAYKMAAKYYQIALLR, encoded by the coding sequence ATGGAAATAGGAGAAAGAATACGTCAGGTCAGAATACATAAAGGGCTCACGCAAACAGAGTTAATTAAGGGGATTTGTTCTAATACATACATAAGCAAAATTGAGAGCGGCAAAGCAAAGCCCTCGTATTCGTTCATTATGAAAATTGCCAAAGTCATGGAAGTAGAACCTGAATTTTTGCTCAACATGGATATAAAAAACATTGAACCGGACATCTATAGGATTTATGAAACTTATATCCAGACGGGAAAAATCGATTCCCAGGACCTTGCCTTGTTAAAACTTCATGCAAGAGAAAGCCACTCAACTTCCACTTTAATCAAAATCTACTATGTTCTAATTTCGCATTACACCAAACACGATATGGAAGAAGCCCATCAATTAGTCGAACAGGCAAATAACATTATTTCATCTGCTTATACCACGGATGAAAACGAAATTTCTTATTACTTCCATTGTCTTTCTAAGTACTTCTATAACAATAAGAATTACCCCGAAGCCTTGCATTACTCAGGCCTTTATGTTGACTCCATACAACATGAAGAAACGTCAGTGCGGTTAGCAAGAGCTTATTTGAACTTGGGAATGGTCCGGGCTAAAATTGACGAAGACTTAGAGCTTGCAAGAACGTATACCAAAAAGTCTTTGCAAATCTTTGAAGATCAGGACTTTAAAGCAGGAATCGGAAATGCTTTAGCCCAATTAGCCATTCAGTACCATCAAAATGCCCAATACGATGAAGCATTGGAAACTCTGGATATGCTTTCGCGTTTCTCAGAAGACTTTAATAAAAGCTATTACGCGCCAATTTTGGCTTATAATTATGGACGAATTTATCAAAAGCAAAAAAAATTCGATCAGGCTATTGAATGTCTGCAAAATAGCGTGGAGTATGACATGAATGCAAATCAAGAAGAAGAAACGATTCATGCCATTAAAGTTCTAAGTGAAATAAGTATTGAAAGAAAGAACTGGGAAGAGGCCAGTGAGTATTTGAAGAAAGGTTTTCATTTAACTGCTTTGTATAAATTGCCTAATGCCCATATTCAACTACTGCACTTGAGGTCCCAAATCTATAAAGCGCGTTTTGATTTTCCTGCCTATGAAAAGGAACTTCAGCAAGCTGTCCAGTTGGCACAAGAAGGATATTACTCGCTGCTCGTCAAAGAAATCAGCATTGAACTGGCCGAACATTATTATGAAGCCCGCGCCTATAAGATGGCGGCCAAATATTATCAAATCGCTCTTCTTCGCTGA
- a CDS encoding response regulator transcription factor gives MEIKQLSNREREVAVLVAKGKKDVEIAKLLFISRRRVGELIFNIKEKWEITSRVEIGIGVYYFGWLHAQEERSMDQNSRPPFYTISHFKEVQI, from the coding sequence ATGGAGATCAAGCAATTAAGTAACAGAGAACGTGAAGTTGCTGTCTTAGTCGCTAAAGGAAAAAAGGATGTGGAGATAGCAAAGCTGCTATTTATCAGCCGCAGAAGAGTAGGGGAATTGATTTTTAACATTAAAGAAAAGTGGGAGATTACTTCCCGGGTTGAAATTGGAATCGGTGTTTATTATTTCGGCTGGCTTCATGCCCAAGAAGAGCGTTCTATGGATCAAAATTCGAGGCCTCCCTTTTATACAATAAGTCATTTTAAAGAAGTTCAAATTTAG
- a CDS encoding type 2 lanthipeptide synthetase LanM family protein yields the protein MEKVLTQTNHKEYIHALFSYERSRFLKEKGIDPAPVVSKWRKRLSMASDDIFQSKLTVSGLSEQRFAEMVTPLTEKNLDEKEIRELTAFLKSEMNLDLVIEGLNLSEGKEKMKEQLDLGLFIHPFLSYISNRLEVMLNKLSGQQQANIAKIKETLMFAIGSQLITQASRSIVLEMHISKLKDELYGSTAEERFQSFIREKALNSSELIKFYEEYAVLTRILILRSEFFLENVKLTFERYMNDFASLSHTFGLENLVLDSIEFGLGDTHQKGKTVGKFVFENGKTIIYKPKGLSISLKYHDLLNWIAERVEFPTLSPYKILDFGTHGWEECVLYSSCLTQQEVKHYYQRFGVLLGLMHSIKGADFHLENIIAGGDTPYIIDHETLFHQSPKLDFPDSVEVDLKYEQADSVVGTGLLPIAMFKNAEGKGIDLSALNGKEQELPFKVLKLENSMTDDMKFSMQSERFRGANNLPTLNGEGIDAGDYLEDILTGFENIFNFFIYHKEELLSAKGPIEAFRHEKIRVVARATQQYFNFLNESSHPDYMRDALYLENLYDRLWFYPYKDKRIIHHEILDLMAGDIPFFNSLVDSRDLYSSTGEKIDDVFTQSGYEIVVDRIQSYDQDELQTQLGWIRTSLVGSKKEEVSPQEEQWNDKPVPNDVNRLFVKEAQSIGDEILNKLRYSNKKDKASLLCLTPTGEGNWSVAPALQGLYDGLGGMSLFFQYLWKETREECYKLAAEATLKSAAAPMVENQGLVSSFTGSASLLYPILHFHKNFGSNEYDWKIEEIKQKLKQNVQKDEAFDFLGGAAGICHLLMNAYEWTSDREYLEIAELYGDHLLANRHAPAPDQAAWASGESGNYLGGFSHGTSGIAQSLFRLSRLTGKQPYQETAEKALRFDQSLFDVGKGAWKDNRSTEDQYVHQWCHGSMGIGLSRIVMSEYTADPSAKREINQAIQNLRKHGYKRSDSLCHGNFGDTELFLQAASHFRESGFLEEAKRRGYNHVLQKEARGYYQVDGPHGFIQPSLFTGLAGIGLQLLRLSNPKEVPPVLLLG from the coding sequence ATGGAGAAAGTATTGACCCAGACAAATCATAAGGAATATATCCATGCCCTATTTAGTTACGAAAGAAGCCGCTTTTTAAAAGAAAAAGGAATTGATCCTGCTCCAGTTGTAAGCAAATGGAGAAAACGCCTTTCAATGGCTTCTGATGACATTTTCCAATCAAAATTAACGGTCTCGGGCCTTTCCGAACAACGATTTGCTGAAATGGTTACACCCCTGACCGAAAAAAACTTAGATGAAAAAGAGATTCGAGAACTAACAGCTTTCCTGAAATCAGAGATGAATTTAGATCTTGTGATAGAAGGACTGAATCTTTCTGAAGGAAAAGAAAAAATGAAAGAACAGCTCGACTTAGGCTTATTTATTCATCCATTCTTATCGTATATCTCCAATCGGCTCGAGGTGATGTTGAACAAGCTTTCCGGCCAACAACAGGCGAATATCGCGAAGATTAAAGAAACGCTGATGTTTGCGATTGGCAGCCAGTTGATCACCCAGGCGTCCAGGTCCATTGTATTGGAAATGCATATTTCCAAGTTGAAAGATGAACTTTATGGTTCGACAGCTGAAGAACGATTCCAGTCATTCATTAGAGAGAAGGCGTTAAATTCCTCTGAATTGATCAAGTTTTATGAAGAGTATGCGGTGCTGACGAGAATCCTTATTTTGCGGAGTGAGTTTTTTCTTGAGAATGTAAAGCTGACTTTCGAAAGATATATGAATGATTTCGCCTCGTTGAGCCATACGTTTGGTCTAGAGAACCTGGTGTTGGATTCCATTGAATTTGGTCTAGGCGATACCCACCAGAAAGGCAAGACGGTGGGGAAATTTGTTTTTGAAAACGGAAAAACAATCATCTACAAACCTAAAGGGCTGTCAATCTCATTAAAATATCACGACTTGCTGAATTGGATTGCCGAAAGAGTTGAATTCCCAACCTTATCCCCTTATAAAATTCTGGATTTTGGAACACATGGATGGGAAGAATGCGTCTTGTACAGCAGCTGCCTTACGCAACAAGAAGTGAAGCACTATTACCAACGGTTCGGTGTTCTCTTGGGGCTGATGCACTCGATCAAAGGCGCCGACTTCCACTTGGAAAATATTATAGCAGGCGGCGACACGCCATATATTATTGACCATGAAACTTTATTTCACCAAAGTCCGAAACTGGATTTTCCGGATTCCGTCGAAGTTGACTTGAAGTATGAACAAGCTGATTCTGTAGTGGGAACCGGCTTGCTTCCTATTGCTATGTTTAAGAATGCAGAAGGAAAAGGCATTGATCTGAGTGCCCTTAACGGGAAAGAGCAGGAATTGCCTTTTAAAGTGCTAAAGCTTGAAAATTCCATGACGGATGATATGAAATTTTCGATGCAGTCTGAACGGTTCCGAGGTGCCAATAATCTTCCTACGTTGAATGGAGAAGGAATCGATGCAGGGGACTATTTAGAAGATATTTTAACCGGGTTTGAAAATATCTTTAATTTCTTCATTTACCATAAAGAAGAACTGCTAAGCGCCAAAGGGCCGATTGAAGCGTTTCGGCATGAAAAAATCCGTGTTGTAGCCAGAGCCACTCAGCAGTACTTCAATTTTCTTAATGAATCCAGCCATCCCGATTATATGAGAGATGCGCTGTATTTGGAAAATCTATACGATCGCTTATGGTTCTATCCTTATAAGGACAAGCGCATCATTCATCATGAAATTTTGGATTTAATGGCGGGCGACATTCCTTTTTTCAACTCGCTAGTGGATTCAAGAGATTTATATTCAAGTACCGGAGAAAAAATCGACGATGTCTTCACCCAAAGCGGCTATGAAATAGTGGTTGATCGCATTCAAAGTTACGATCAGGATGAACTTCAAACCCAGCTGGGGTGGATCCGAACTTCGCTTGTCGGTTCAAAAAAAGAAGAGGTGAGCCCACAGGAAGAACAGTGGAACGACAAACCTGTTCCGAATGACGTAAATCGGTTGTTTGTAAAGGAAGCCCAATCGATTGGAGACGAAATTCTGAATAAGCTCCGCTATTCGAATAAAAAAGACAAAGCTTCTCTCCTGTGCCTGACGCCAACGGGTGAAGGGAATTGGTCCGTAGCGCCTGCCTTGCAGGGCCTGTACGATGGCCTTGGCGGTATGTCACTCTTTTTCCAATACTTATGGAAAGAAACAAGGGAAGAGTGTTATAAACTGGCTGCTGAAGCCACATTGAAGTCAGCGGCAGCACCAATGGTGGAAAACCAGGGATTGGTTTCTTCGTTCACCGGATCCGCTTCTCTGCTATATCCAATATTGCATTTCCATAAAAACTTCGGCAGCAACGAATACGATTGGAAAATCGAAGAAATTAAACAAAAGTTGAAGCAAAACGTCCAAAAGGACGAAGCTTTTGATTTCCTTGGCGGAGCTGCAGGCATTTGTCATTTGTTAATGAATGCCTATGAATGGACAAGTGACCGTGAGTATCTGGAAATAGCTGAACTGTACGGAGATCATTTATTGGCAAACCGCCATGCTCCAGCTCCTGATCAAGCAGCTTGGGCATCCGGGGAATCCGGCAATTATTTAGGCGGCTTTTCACACGGCACAAGCGGAATAGCCCAAAGCCTCTTTAGGCTATCCCGCTTGACCGGAAAACAGCCGTACCAAGAAACCGCCGAAAAAGCGCTGCGTTTTGATCAATCGCTTTTTGATGTTGGAAAAGGGGCGTGGAAGGATAACCGCAGTACTGAAGATCAGTATGTCCATCAGTGGTGCCATGGCTCTATGGGAATTGGGTTGAGCAGGATTGTGATGTCTGAATACACAGCCGATCCATCAGCGAAGAGGGAGATAAACCAAGCGATTCAAAATCTTCGGAAGCACGGCTATAAGCGTTCGGACTCTTTATGCCATGGAAACTTTGGAGATACGGAGCTGTTTTTGCAAGCAGCAAGCCACTTCCGAGAATCCGGTTTTTTAGAAGAAGCGAAACGAAGAGGATACAATCACGTGCTGCAAAAAGAAGCACGCGGCTATTATCAAGTAGATGGTCCGCACGGGTTTATCCAGCCCAGCTTATTTACCGGCCTGGCTGGAATCGGCCTGCAGTTATTAAGGCTGTCGAATCCGAAAGAGGTACCCCCAGTCTTATTATTGGGTTAA
- a CDS encoding mersacidin family lantibiotic, with the protein MTKQQIIEAWKNPEIRDGVEKVTPHPSGKAFNELTMDELAEVQGASDVAPETTPACVAAFATGMLFSIKYC; encoded by the coding sequence ATGACTAAACAACAAATTATCGAAGCGTGGAAAAACCCGGAAATTCGTGATGGTGTTGAAAAAGTGACGCCTCATCCATCTGGAAAAGCTTTTAACGAATTGACTATGGACGAGCTTGCAGAAGTGCAAGGCGCGTCAGATGTAGCACCTGAAACGACACCAGCTTGTGTGGCTGCATTCGCGACTGGCATGCTCTTCTCCATCAAATATTGCTGA
- a CDS encoding mersacidin family lantibiotic, producing the protein MSREEKINALKNPEIRNQEIENPVGKTMSELSSEELAGIQGASDVNAETTPLCIAASIGATIIFSMRNC; encoded by the coding sequence ATGTCAAGAGAAGAAAAAATAAATGCATTGAAAAATCCTGAAATCCGTAATCAAGAAATTGAAAATCCGGTAGGCAAAACAATGAGTGAGCTTTCAAGTGAAGAGTTAGCCGGAATTCAAGGCGCTTCCGATGTGAACGCAGAAACAACGCCATTATGCATTGCCGCATCTATTGGCGCAACTATTATCTTTTCAATGAGAAATTGCTAA
- a CDS encoding MEDS domain-containing protein, producing the protein MRSKMNQLIEDERSVHVLYAFDGMDNYINQILNYIEDGVAAKDHVLLVENERVTRLLQKELATRFSAAQLELVHFINSFQFYWSSGSYHPPAILAYFTKTIQPYLEKEQPFRSWAHVEWESVKEPLHIIEDFEKIADDAVNEHAFPLVCAYEKNKMPEHLQTILMETHPYVLMEDGFVVSDQYRPVDAAK; encoded by the coding sequence ATGAGAAGCAAAATGAACCAGTTGATTGAGGATGAACGGAGTGTTCATGTCCTATATGCTTTTGATGGAATGGATAACTACATAAATCAGATCTTGAATTACATAGAGGATGGAGTTGCAGCAAAAGACCATGTCCTCCTTGTCGAAAACGAACGCGTTACACGGCTGCTGCAAAAAGAACTGGCTACCCGCTTTTCAGCGGCCCAACTGGAACTGGTGCACTTTATCAACAGCTTCCAGTTCTACTGGTCGAGCGGCAGCTACCATCCGCCTGCCATCCTGGCTTACTTTACGAAGACCATCCAGCCTTATCTCGAAAAAGAACAGCCTTTCCGCTCTTGGGCTCACGTCGAGTGGGAAAGTGTAAAAGAACCGCTTCACATTATCGAAGATTTTGAAAAAATCGCGGACGATGCGGTCAATGAACATGCTTTCCCGTTAGTCTGTGCTTATGAAAAAAACAAGATGCCGGAACACCTTCAAACGATTTTGATGGAAACCCATCCATATGTGCTGATGGAAGACGGTTTTGTCGTGTCCGACCAGTACCGCCCGGTAGATGCAGCGAAATAA